From one Lolium rigidum isolate FL_2022 chromosome 4, APGP_CSIRO_Lrig_0.1, whole genome shotgun sequence genomic stretch:
- the LOC124649339 gene encoding protein H2A.5 — protein MAGRKGGDRKKAVTRSVKAGLQFPVGRIGRFLKKGRYAQRVGSGAPVYLAAVLEYLAAEVLELAGNAAKDNKKSRIVPRHLLLAVRNDQELGKLLAGVTIAHGGVLPNINSVLLPKKAAEKAASAEKSPKSPKKKAAPKKA, from the exons atggccggaaggAAGGGCGGCGACAGGAAGAAGGCGGTGACGCGGTCCGTCAAGGCCgggctccagttccccgtcggccgcATCGGCCGCTTCCTCAAGAAGGGCCGCTACGCGCAGCGCGTCGGCTCCGGTGCCCCCGTCTACCTCGCCGCCGTCCTCGAGTACCTCGCCGCCGAG GTCCTGGAGCTGGCCGGCAACGCGGCCaaggacaacaagaagtcccgcaTCGTGCCGCGCCACCTGCTTCTCGCCGTCCGCAACGACCAGGAGCTCGGCAAGCTGCTCGCCGGCGTCACCATCGCACACGGCGGCGTGCTGCCCAACATCAACTCCGTCCTGCTTCCCAAGAAGGCTGCCGAGAAGGCTGCTTCCGCCGAGAAGTCGCCCAAGTCGCCCAAGAAGAAGGCCGCCCCCAAGAAGGCCTAG